A window of the Cryptococcus depauperatus CBS 7841 chromosome 5, complete sequence genome harbors these coding sequences:
- a CDS encoding actin-like protein ARP6, with protein sequence MSDLHVLILDNGAYEIKAGFSGINWEPHIFPNSIAKSRSEKKIYVGDEIDGCKDLSGIVYRRPFETGMLVNWDTEKIIWDRLFSQSVMDVKPSETSLLVTEPYFNLPNIAETYDQMVFEEWEFQSYYRCAPAALIPYGGLFDNEQGIPPECTIVVDLGYSYTHVIPIKDGQIIWGHTRRIDIGGKFLTNHLKHLISFRQWNMIDQTHVVNSVREACGYVTMDWRGDIEACKKDPRKNSIVQEYVLPDFSANSASQTGYIRSGPNAALPDPNDEGFYNGKKSRTIEEEQVLWMGNERFAGPELLFNPSDVGLTQMGLPQTIASVISTMPEELRGMFWAHIGIIGGLGNIENLGERLERDLQSLCPMGFEVGIYEAFDPASPAYTSAIAFTSSEAYLSDYPVTRAEYLEHGSSICRRRFGGPVYNNNPPGFYTAMDGENDEISDDERERRYALGLESIRKGKGKKRKEEEEVISGNWGGRRRRANGLGGL encoded by the exons ATGAGTGATCTACACGTTTTAATCCTCGATAATGGAGCATACGAGATCAAAGCTGGGTTCAGTGGGATAAACTGGGAACCTCA TATATTCCCCAACTCGATAGCTAAATCACGCtcagaaaagaaaatataTGTAGGAGACGAGATTGATGGATGCAAGGATTTATCAGGCATTGTTTACAGGCGGCCATTCGAGACT GGGATGTTGGTGAATTGGGATACTGAAAAGATAATATGGGACAGGTTATTCTCCCAATCAGTCATGGAT GTTAAACCTTCCGAAACATCTTTATTGGTGACAGAACCGTACTTTAATCTTCCAAACATTGCCGAAACATATGATCAAATGGTTTTCGAAGAATGGGAATTTCAAAGCTACTATCGATGTGCCC CCGCTGCTTTGATACCTTATGGTGGTCTGTTTGATAACGAGCAGGGCATACCTCCAGAATGTACTATCGTTGTCGACCTGGGATATTCCTACACCCATGTGATTCCAATCAAGGATGGGCAGATTATCTGGGGACACACCAGGCG GATAGACATAGGAGGCAAGTTTTTGACAAACCACCTCAAGcatttgatttcttttcgTCAATGGAATATGATTGACCAAACCCATGTGGTTAATTCCGTAAGAGAAGCTTGCGGGTATGTCACTATGGATTGGAGAGGAGATATTGAAGCTTGCAA GAAAGATCCAAGAAAGAACTCCATAGTGCAGGAGTATGTTTTACCAGACTTTTCTGCAAACTCGGCGTCCCAAACTGGCTACATTCGCTCAGGACCTAATGCCGCTTTGCCTGACCCAAACGATGAAGGATTCTATAATGGCAAAAAAAGCAGAAcgattgaagaagaacaagtcTTATGGATGGGCAATGAAAGATTTGCAGGACCAGAGTTGTTGTTCAATCCCTCTGATGTTG GCTTGACTCAAATGGGATTACCGCAGACAATTGCCAGTGTCATTTCAACGATGCCCGAGGAGTTAAGGGGTATGTTTTGGGCACACATTGGCATAATAGGTGGGCTAGGGAATATAGAAAATTTAGGCGAACGATT AGAGCGTGACCTACAATCACTGTGCCCGATGGGTTTTGAAGTGGGAATCTACGAGGCATTTGA TCCGGCTAGTCCAGCTTATACATCCGCAATAGCTTTCACATCTTCAGAAGCTTATTTATCTGACTACCCAGTCACCCGAGCAGAGTATCTTGAGCATGGTTCCTCCATCTGTCGGCGACGCTTTGGCGGTCCTGTTTACAATAATAATCCTCCCGGGTTCTATACCGCTATGGATGGCGAAAATGATGAGATCAGTGATGATGAACGAGAACGTCGGTATGCGTTGGGCTTGGAAAGTATaagaaagggaaaaggaaagaagagaaaagaagaggaagaagtgATTAGTGGAAATTGGGgcggaagaagaagacgagcaAACGGCCTTGGAGGTCTATGA